The following coding sequences are from one Gigantopelta aegis isolate Gae_Host chromosome 15, Gae_host_genome, whole genome shotgun sequence window:
- the LOC121390664 gene encoding uncharacterized protein LOC121390664: MLKIVLAVCLLQVALCWEDWEKMSEPEDKKHAWMMMMMKGWSAHDMGDHSKCEHKMEEGSGDKKDMMMHYQYMMMKKKKEEAKKEEFMKFMKHYKEMKEKHEWEDKQKAMELFKKKMMLKEKTDQLGEVEEMMKSFMEKKHKFVFTLTSNFLKLCKCSDVTAQITRFFSMGASTGDMIGDIISPEALQAMESGDNVELAKIIHKMSHDEQKAIFFKGLIKSMCAGAKTFVRFTKQFEETYMKANSTAMP, translated from the exons ATGCTGAAGATCGTGCTGGCCGTGTGTCTGCTGCAGGTGGCTCTCTGCTGGGAGGACTGGGAGAAGATGAGCGAACCCGAGGACAAGAAACACGcctggatgatgatgatgatgaagggCTGGAGCGCCCACGACATGGGAGATCACTCTAAATGCGAACACAAGATGGAGGAGGGCTCGGGCGACAAGAAGGACATGATGATGCACTATCAGTacatgatgatgaagaagaagaaggaagaagccAAGAAGGAAGAGTTCATGAAGTTCATGAAACACTACAAGGAAATGAAG GAGAAGCACGAGTGGGAGGACAAGCAGAAGGCGATGGAGCTGTTCAAGAAGAAGATGATGCTGAAGGAGAAGACCGACCAGCTGGGGGAGGTGGAGGAAATGATGAAGTCGTTCATGGAGAAGAAACACAAGTTCGTCTTCACCCTCACCAGCAACTTCCTCAAACTCTGCAAGTGCAGTGACGTCACCGCCCAGATCACCAG GTTCTTCAGTATGGGCGCTAGTACAGGCGACATGATCGGCGACATCATCAGCCCTGAAGCTCTTCAGGCGATGGAATCCGGCGACAACGTAGAGCTCGCCAAAATCATCCACAAGATGTCGCACGACGAGCAGAAGGCGATTTTCTTCAAGGGCCTCATCAAGTCCATGTGCGCAGGCGCGAAGACCTTCGTGCGGTTCACCAAACAGTTCGAGGAGACGTACATGAAGGCCAATAGTACAGCAATGCCATGA
- the LOC121390373 gene encoding uncharacterized protein LOC121390373: MGIRGLLSHCLERRDQCTEKVDLIEIAAQQNGIELLVDFYSFQSFVANAFWKSLQSLHRNPYLRISGGEYASLDTYLTKFVTDLKSLDISLVFFIDGGKGSCPETTRQKLDTWVERHKRDLRRMTTILEVCSGMRAIADLADDCNIRPVLLEVQIISTLRRCDCEVVQCVAGEADYVLAKSLTERDRAFAVLSGDTDFCVFKGGRFICYDLWDLNGEMELGLPSAVPKKPTCLLCEVITSEKLSQQLGFHDISQLIEMSIVAGNDFTMPIMHNIHLDIQGWKCITSFAEWTKKYQTVENHPTLRMEMRRNPKFQTAVEHSRHFYLLHLNEEVGSSFKDVSTTVIEEGVKRGDYCPNFVSMNNSFYWQRMLLEDISHGCSCVEIQLCPLRSYIYKLVLPRHKHFVTEYGRTPWEEFKHATVNATDDRTVPPINYIQKQQIFRNLKFFHHIMTHMEPAWDPNKTWFDRYGRKNGFIAYILRYFLVLNWGQNLYVTEKEFFALVAMVYGRCDESLFQPIDLRPVTRCVTLGNWFQDIYRHAHQFLGKILYLTHEFPLPKEIFSGSVWTVFFVCSTDELFYMVSRHDPAGQLHAARQKMNEIIHEKRHIIKYLVDGVFPFADRW, translated from the exons ATGGGAATCCGAGGTTTACTGTCGCACTGCTTGGAGAGGCGCGACCAGTGCACCGAGAAAGTTGACCTCATCGAGATAGCGGCACAGCAGAATGGCATTGAACTTCTTGTGGACTTCTATAGCTTCCAGTCGTTCGTAGCAAATGCTTTCTGGAAGAGCCTTCAGTCACTGCATCGGAATCCATACTTGAGAATCAGTGGCGGGGAGTATGCTTCGCTCGACACTTACTTGACTAAATTTGTGACGGATCTCAAGTCGTTGGACATCAGTCTCGTGTTTTTTATTGACGGCGGTAAGGGAAGCTGTCCAGAGACGACCCGACAGAAATTAGATACCTGGGTTGAAAGACATAAACGGGACTTGAGGAGAATGACTACG ATCCTGGAGGTGTGTTCGGGGATGCGAGCGATCGCCGACCTGGCTGACGATTGTAACATTCGTCCGGTTCTTCTGGAGGTGCAGATCATCTCCACACTGAGACGATGTGACTGCGAGGTTGTGCAGTGTGTGGCTGGAGAAGCCGACTACGTCCTTGCTAAGAGCTTAACCGAGCGGGACAGAGCCTTTGCAGTGTTATCTGGTGATACGGACTTCTGTGTTTTCAAAGGTGGTCGATTCATCTGCTATGATCTGTGGGACCTGAATGGTGAGATGGAGCTGGGGTTGCCGTCTGCTGTGCCTAAGAAACCAACTTGTCTTCTATGTGAAGTGATTACTTCGGAGAAGCTCTCCCAGCAACTAGGG TTCCATGATATCAGTCAGCTTATTGAGATGAGTATTGTGGCCGGGAATGACTTCACCATGCCCATCATGCACAATATTCATTTAGATATACAAGGTTGGAAGTGTATCACTTCATTCGCCGAGTGGACGAAAAAATACCAGACAGTAGAAAACCACCCAACTCTCAGAATGGAAATG AGACGAAATCCAAAGTTTCAGACAGCTGTCGAACACTCACGTCACTTTTACCTCCTCCATCTGAATGAAGAAGTAGGTAGTTCATTTAAAGATGTTTCTACCACTGTCATTGAAGAGGGAGTTAAAAGGGGAGACTACTGTCCCAACTTTGTGAGCATGAACAATAGTTTCTACTGGCAACGGATGCTGCTGGAGGATATTTCACACGGTTGTTCCTGCGTGGAGATTCAACTGTGCCCACTTAGATCATACATTTACAAACTGGTGCTGCCCAGacacaaacattttgttacGGAATACGGAAGAACCCCTTGGGAAGAGTTCAAGCATGCAACG GTGAATGCAACAGATGACCGAACCGTTCCACCCATCAACTATATTCAGAAGCAGCAGATTTTCCGAAACCTGAAATTCTTCCACCACATCATGACACACATGGAACCAGCCTGGG atcCTAACAAAACTTGGTTTGACAGGTATGGAAGGAAAAATGGTTTCATTGCCTACATCCTTCGTTATTTCTTGGTGCTCAACTGGGGACAGAACTTGTACGTGACTGAAAAAGAGTTCTTTGCCCTTGTTGCCATGGTGTATGGTCGATGTGATGAAAGCTTGTTCCAGCCAATAGATCTGAGACCTGTTACCCGCTGCGTTACACTTGGCAACTGGTTTCAG GATATTTATCGCCATGCCCACCAGTTCCTGGGTAAGATTCTGTACTTGACTCATGAGTTTCCTCTGCCGAAGGAAATCTTCTCTGGTTCCGTGTGGACAGTGTTCTTCGTATGCTCCACTGATGAAT TGTTCTACATGGTGTCGAGGCATGACCCCGCTGGCCAGCTGCATGCGGCACGGcagaaaatgaatgaaataattcaCGAGAAGagacatattattaaatatctcGTCGATGGGGTGTTCCCCTTCGCTGATAGATGGTGA